A window of the Vicugna pacos chromosome 32, VicPac4, whole genome shotgun sequence genome harbors these coding sequences:
- the RAB36 gene encoding ras-related protein Rab-36 isoform X1, whose amino-acid sequence MRSSLVPLGPPVSQDRVITSFPKCYTPAACLQLREHFHGQVSIACQRRSTGTVGLRLSKVVVVGDLYVGKTSLIRRFCRNVFDRNYKATIGVDFEIERFEVAGIPYSLQIWDTAGQEKFKCIASAYYRGAQVIITTFDLTDLQTLDHTRQWLEDALQENEPGTCFLFLVGTKKDLLSGAACEQVEVEAVRLANEMEAEYWSVSAKTGENVKAFFSRVAALAFERSVLQDLERRSSAWPQVGNGDLIRTCRNGGTSARDPGQREALQPGLLLAEPASEASVPDPARAVPPVAWRVAWPC is encoded by the exons ATGAGGTCTTCACTGGTGCCTTTGGGGCCCCCTGTGAGCCAGGACCGCGTCATTACCAGCTTCCCTAAG tgCTACACGCCCGCCGCCTGCCTGCAGCTCAGGGAGCACTTCCACGGGCAGGTCAGCATCGCCTGCCAGCGCAGGAGCACAGGGACCGTCGG GCTCAGACTCTCCAAGGTGGTTGTGGTCGGCGATCTCTACGTGGGCAAGACCAGCCTCATCCGCAG GTTCTGCAGGAACGTCTTCGACCGTAACTACAAGGCCACCATTGGGGTGGACTTTGAGATCGAGCGCTTTGAGGTTGCTGGGATCCCCTACAGCCTCCAGAT CTGGGACACAGCAGGGCAGGAGAAGTTCAAGTGCATCGCATCTGCCTACTACCGGGGTGCACAGG TGATCATCACGACCTTTGACCTCACAGACCTGCAGACTCTGGATCATACCAGGCAA TGGCTGGAGGATGCATTGCAGGAGAATGAGCCGGGCACCTGCTTCCTGTTCCTTGTGGGGACCAAGAAGGACCTTCTG TCAGGGGCGGCGTGTGAGCAGGTGGAGGTAGAGGCTGTGCGCCTGGCCAACGAGATGGAGGCTGAGTATTGGTCAGTGTCCGCCAAGACCG GGGAGAATGTGAAGGCGTTCTTCAGCCGCGTGGCTGCCCTGGCCTTTGAGCGCTCGGTGCTGCAGGACCTGGAGCGGAGGAGCAGCGCCTGGCCGCAGGTCGGCAACGGGGACCTCATCCGTACGTGCAG GAATGGAGGGACATCCGCCCGAGACCCAGGACAGCGAGAGGCCCTCCAGCCTGGGTTGCTGTTAGCCGAGCCTGCATCAGAGGCCTCTGTCCCTGATCCCGCGAGGGCAGTGCCTCCTGTGGCGTGGAGGGTGGCGTGGCCGTGCTGA
- the RAB36 gene encoding ras-related protein Rab-36 isoform X2, producing MRSSLVPLGPPVSQDRVITSFPKCYTPAACLQLREHFHGQVSIACQRRSTGTVGFCRNVFDRNYKATIGVDFEIERFEVAGIPYSLQIWDTAGQEKFKCIASAYYRGAQVIITTFDLTDLQTLDHTRQWLEDALQENEPGTCFLFLVGTKKDLLSGAACEQVEVEAVRLANEMEAEYWSVSAKTGENVKAFFSRVAALAFERSVLQDLERRSSAWPQVGNGDLIRTCRNGGTSARDPGQREALQPGLLLAEPASEASVPDPARAVPPVAWRVAWPC from the exons ATGAGGTCTTCACTGGTGCCTTTGGGGCCCCCTGTGAGCCAGGACCGCGTCATTACCAGCTTCCCTAAG tgCTACACGCCCGCCGCCTGCCTGCAGCTCAGGGAGCACTTCCACGGGCAGGTCAGCATCGCCTGCCAGCGCAGGAGCACAGGGACCGTCGG GTTCTGCAGGAACGTCTTCGACCGTAACTACAAGGCCACCATTGGGGTGGACTTTGAGATCGAGCGCTTTGAGGTTGCTGGGATCCCCTACAGCCTCCAGAT CTGGGACACAGCAGGGCAGGAGAAGTTCAAGTGCATCGCATCTGCCTACTACCGGGGTGCACAGG TGATCATCACGACCTTTGACCTCACAGACCTGCAGACTCTGGATCATACCAGGCAA TGGCTGGAGGATGCATTGCAGGAGAATGAGCCGGGCACCTGCTTCCTGTTCCTTGTGGGGACCAAGAAGGACCTTCTG TCAGGGGCGGCGTGTGAGCAGGTGGAGGTAGAGGCTGTGCGCCTGGCCAACGAGATGGAGGCTGAGTATTGGTCAGTGTCCGCCAAGACCG GGGAGAATGTGAAGGCGTTCTTCAGCCGCGTGGCTGCCCTGGCCTTTGAGCGCTCGGTGCTGCAGGACCTGGAGCGGAGGAGCAGCGCCTGGCCGCAGGTCGGCAACGGGGACCTCATCCGTACGTGCAG GAATGGAGGGACATCCGCCCGAGACCCAGGACAGCGAGAGGCCCTCCAGCCTGGGTTGCTGTTAGCCGAGCCTGCATCAGAGGCCTCTGTCCCTGATCCCGCGAGGGCAGTGCCTCCTGTGGCGTGGAGGGTGGCGTGGCCGTGCTGA
- the RAB36 gene encoding ras-related protein Rab-36 isoform X3, whose protein sequence is MRSSLVPLGPPVSQDRVITSFPKCYTPAACLQLREHFHGQVSIACQRRSTGTVGLRLSKVVVVGDLYVGKTSLIRRFCRNVFDRNYKATIGVDFEIERFEVAGIPYSLQIWDTAGQEKFKCIASAYYRGAQVIITTFDLTDLQTLDHTRQWLEDALQENEPGTCFLFLVGTKKDLLSGAACEQVEVEAVRLANEMEAEYWSVSAKTGENVKAFFSRVAALAFERSVLQDLERRSSAWPQEWRDIRPRPRTARGPPAWVAVSRACIRGLCP, encoded by the exons ATGAGGTCTTCACTGGTGCCTTTGGGGCCCCCTGTGAGCCAGGACCGCGTCATTACCAGCTTCCCTAAG tgCTACACGCCCGCCGCCTGCCTGCAGCTCAGGGAGCACTTCCACGGGCAGGTCAGCATCGCCTGCCAGCGCAGGAGCACAGGGACCGTCGG GCTCAGACTCTCCAAGGTGGTTGTGGTCGGCGATCTCTACGTGGGCAAGACCAGCCTCATCCGCAG GTTCTGCAGGAACGTCTTCGACCGTAACTACAAGGCCACCATTGGGGTGGACTTTGAGATCGAGCGCTTTGAGGTTGCTGGGATCCCCTACAGCCTCCAGAT CTGGGACACAGCAGGGCAGGAGAAGTTCAAGTGCATCGCATCTGCCTACTACCGGGGTGCACAGG TGATCATCACGACCTTTGACCTCACAGACCTGCAGACTCTGGATCATACCAGGCAA TGGCTGGAGGATGCATTGCAGGAGAATGAGCCGGGCACCTGCTTCCTGTTCCTTGTGGGGACCAAGAAGGACCTTCTG TCAGGGGCGGCGTGTGAGCAGGTGGAGGTAGAGGCTGTGCGCCTGGCCAACGAGATGGAGGCTGAGTATTGGTCAGTGTCCGCCAAGACCG GGGAGAATGTGAAGGCGTTCTTCAGCCGCGTGGCTGCCCTGGCCTTTGAGCGCTCGGTGCTGCAGGACCTGGAGCGGAGGAGCAGCGCCTGGCCGCAG GAATGGAGGGACATCCGCCCGAGACCCAGGACAGCGAGAGGCCCTCCAGCCTGGGTTGCTGTTAGCCGAGCCTGCATCAGAGGCCTCTGTCCCTGA
- the RAB36 gene encoding ras-related protein Rab-36 isoform X4 gives MRSSLVPLGPPVSQDRVITSFPKCYTPAACLQLREHFHGQVSIACQRRSTGTVGLRLSKVVVVGDLYVGKTSLIRRFCRNVFDRNYKATIGVDFEIERFEVAGIPYSLQIWDTAGQEKFKCIASAYYRGAQVIITTFDLTDLQTLDHTRQWLEDALQENEPGTCFLFLVGTKKDLLSGAACEQVEVEAVRLANEMEAEYWSVSAKTGENVKAFFSRVAALAFERSVLQDLERRSSAWPQVGNGDLIRMEGHPPETQDSERPSSLGCC, from the exons ATGAGGTCTTCACTGGTGCCTTTGGGGCCCCCTGTGAGCCAGGACCGCGTCATTACCAGCTTCCCTAAG tgCTACACGCCCGCCGCCTGCCTGCAGCTCAGGGAGCACTTCCACGGGCAGGTCAGCATCGCCTGCCAGCGCAGGAGCACAGGGACCGTCGG GCTCAGACTCTCCAAGGTGGTTGTGGTCGGCGATCTCTACGTGGGCAAGACCAGCCTCATCCGCAG GTTCTGCAGGAACGTCTTCGACCGTAACTACAAGGCCACCATTGGGGTGGACTTTGAGATCGAGCGCTTTGAGGTTGCTGGGATCCCCTACAGCCTCCAGAT CTGGGACACAGCAGGGCAGGAGAAGTTCAAGTGCATCGCATCTGCCTACTACCGGGGTGCACAGG TGATCATCACGACCTTTGACCTCACAGACCTGCAGACTCTGGATCATACCAGGCAA TGGCTGGAGGATGCATTGCAGGAGAATGAGCCGGGCACCTGCTTCCTGTTCCTTGTGGGGACCAAGAAGGACCTTCTG TCAGGGGCGGCGTGTGAGCAGGTGGAGGTAGAGGCTGTGCGCCTGGCCAACGAGATGGAGGCTGAGTATTGGTCAGTGTCCGCCAAGACCG GGGAGAATGTGAAGGCGTTCTTCAGCCGCGTGGCTGCCCTGGCCTTTGAGCGCTCGGTGCTGCAGGACCTGGAGCGGAGGAGCAGCGCCTGGCCGCAGGTCGGCAACGGGGACCTCATCC GAATGGAGGGACATCCGCCCGAGACCCAGGACAGCGAGAGGCCCTCCAGCCTGGGTTGCTGTTAG
- the RAB36 gene encoding ras-related protein Rab-36 isoform X6 produces MRSSLVPLGPPVSQDRVITSFPKCYTPAACLQLREHFHGQVSIACQRRSTGTVGFCRNVFDRNYKATIGVDFEIERFEVAGIPYSLQIWDTAGQEKFKCIASAYYRGAQVIITTFDLTDLQTLDHTRQWLEDALQENEPGTCFLFLVGTKKDLLSGAACEQVEVEAVRLANEMEAEYWSVSAKTGENVKAFFSRVAALAFERSVLQDLERRSSAWPQVGNGDLIRMEGHPPETQDSERPSSLGCC; encoded by the exons ATGAGGTCTTCACTGGTGCCTTTGGGGCCCCCTGTGAGCCAGGACCGCGTCATTACCAGCTTCCCTAAG tgCTACACGCCCGCCGCCTGCCTGCAGCTCAGGGAGCACTTCCACGGGCAGGTCAGCATCGCCTGCCAGCGCAGGAGCACAGGGACCGTCGG GTTCTGCAGGAACGTCTTCGACCGTAACTACAAGGCCACCATTGGGGTGGACTTTGAGATCGAGCGCTTTGAGGTTGCTGGGATCCCCTACAGCCTCCAGAT CTGGGACACAGCAGGGCAGGAGAAGTTCAAGTGCATCGCATCTGCCTACTACCGGGGTGCACAGG TGATCATCACGACCTTTGACCTCACAGACCTGCAGACTCTGGATCATACCAGGCAA TGGCTGGAGGATGCATTGCAGGAGAATGAGCCGGGCACCTGCTTCCTGTTCCTTGTGGGGACCAAGAAGGACCTTCTG TCAGGGGCGGCGTGTGAGCAGGTGGAGGTAGAGGCTGTGCGCCTGGCCAACGAGATGGAGGCTGAGTATTGGTCAGTGTCCGCCAAGACCG GGGAGAATGTGAAGGCGTTCTTCAGCCGCGTGGCTGCCCTGGCCTTTGAGCGCTCGGTGCTGCAGGACCTGGAGCGGAGGAGCAGCGCCTGGCCGCAGGTCGGCAACGGGGACCTCATCC GAATGGAGGGACATCCGCCCGAGACCCAGGACAGCGAGAGGCCCTCCAGCCTGGGTTGCTGTTAG
- the RAB36 gene encoding ras-related protein Rab-36 isoform X5: MRSSLVPLGPPVSQDRVITSFPKCYTPAACLQLREHFHGQVSIACQRRSTGTVGLRLSKVVVVGDLYVGKTSLIRRFCRNVFDRNYKATIGVDFEIERFEVAGIPYSLQIWDTAGQEKFKCIASAYYRGAQVIITTFDLTDLQTLDHTRQWLEDALQENEPGTCFLFLVGTKKDLLSGAACEQVEVEAVRLANEMEAEYWGECEGVLQPRGCPGL, encoded by the exons ATGAGGTCTTCACTGGTGCCTTTGGGGCCCCCTGTGAGCCAGGACCGCGTCATTACCAGCTTCCCTAAG tgCTACACGCCCGCCGCCTGCCTGCAGCTCAGGGAGCACTTCCACGGGCAGGTCAGCATCGCCTGCCAGCGCAGGAGCACAGGGACCGTCGG GCTCAGACTCTCCAAGGTGGTTGTGGTCGGCGATCTCTACGTGGGCAAGACCAGCCTCATCCGCAG GTTCTGCAGGAACGTCTTCGACCGTAACTACAAGGCCACCATTGGGGTGGACTTTGAGATCGAGCGCTTTGAGGTTGCTGGGATCCCCTACAGCCTCCAGAT CTGGGACACAGCAGGGCAGGAGAAGTTCAAGTGCATCGCATCTGCCTACTACCGGGGTGCACAGG TGATCATCACGACCTTTGACCTCACAGACCTGCAGACTCTGGATCATACCAGGCAA TGGCTGGAGGATGCATTGCAGGAGAATGAGCCGGGCACCTGCTTCCTGTTCCTTGTGGGGACCAAGAAGGACCTTCTG TCAGGGGCGGCGTGTGAGCAGGTGGAGGTAGAGGCTGTGCGCCTGGCCAACGAGATGGAGGCTGAGTATTG GGGAGAATGTGAAGGCGTTCTTCAGCCGCGTGGCTGCCCTGGCCTTTGA